In the genome of Cercospora beticola chromosome 2, complete sequence, one region contains:
- a CDS encoding uncharacterized protein (antiSMASH:Cluster_6), with product MQFQLASLLALGLAVCNVLAAPVSGDALVPREEQAAQTSNDFIDDAARAAGDFSAAYQNGRDYRYGRNNPYDRDYYYDGPYQNDPYGRHRYGPGYDRYGNGRGPWWN from the exons ATGCAGTTCCAGCTCGcctctcttcttgctctcggcCTCGCGGTCTGCAACGTCCTGGCTGCTCCAGTCTCCGGAGATGCTCTTGTTCCTCGCGAGGAGCAGGCCGCGCAGACGTCCAACGACTTCATCGATGACGCTGCTCGCGCAGCAGGCGATTTCTCTGCCGCTTACCAGAATGGCCGTGACTACCGATATGGACGCAACAACCCGTATGACCGCGATTACTACTATGATGGCCCCTACCAGAATGATCCTTACGGCCGACACCGCTATGGCCCTGGATATGACAGAT ATGGAAACGGCCGTGGTCCATGGTGGAACTAG
- a CDS encoding uncharacterized protein (antiSMASH:Cluster_6): protein MAGRPQQKPQQSITLQQKQAMKKMQASGEHLDHVGLLEGTFVPPTGEKLPSLFSDPRGRWKVVRHQFKSWIGIMQSRLTAFWFVKPRLKLEVGKTPRIAKELYEEMYAAFANGNMAAMQGKVAPGLLRSLNDRIAQRTPNTHLQWKLHKYIGSPECVSYKFAMPEVKGPNTTRTGLMQAVVRIKSQQSLLQVRRQRMRDPATKQQVVAEVPIDRNGKEIQNFDREVEEKKNMKTMVEYFVIERLLIKGQLGSWRAWGTTQEADLSKLLKAEREKHKALMGEESPTG, encoded by the coding sequence ATGGCCGGTAGACCGCAACAGAAGCCCCAGCAGTCGATAACCCTGCAACAGAAACAGGCAATGAAGAAAATGCAGGCTTCTGGCGAACACCTCGATCACGTCGGCCTTCTCGAAGGCACCTTTGTTCCACCTACAGGCGAGAAGCTTCCTTCGCTCTTTTCTGATCCACGCGGCCGCTGGAAAGTAGTACGGCATCAATTCAAATCATGGATCGGGATCATGCAATCCCGCCTCACGGCCTTTTGGTTTGTGAAACCAAGGCTAAAACTGGAGGTTGGCAAGACTCCACGCATTGCGAAAGAGTTGTATGAGGAGATGTATGCCGCTTTTGCCAACGGTAATATGGCAGCAATGCAGGGGAAGGTTGCGCCTGGGCTGCTGAGGAGCTTGAATGACCGGATTGCACAACGCACGCCGAACACGCATCTTCAGTGGAAATTGCACAAATACATCGGAAGTCCGGAGTGTGTCAGCTACAAATTTGCCATGCCAGAGGTCAAGGGCCCGAACACCACGAGAACAGGTCTCATGCAAGCTGTGGTGAGAATCAAGTCGCAACAAAGCCTGCTACAAGTGAGGAGGCAGAGGATGAGGGATCCAGCTACAAAGCAGCAGGTTGTGGCGGAGGTGCCGATTGATCGAAATGGGAAAGAGATTCAAAACTTCGACCGGGAGGTTGAGGAAAAGAAGAACATGAAGACCATGGTGGAGTATTTCGTGATTGAGCGACTCTTGATCAAGGGACAACTGGGTTCGTGGAGGGCGTGGGGAACAACACAGGAGGCGGATCTGTCGAAACTTCTGAAGGCAGAGAGGGAGAAACACAAGGCCTTGATGGGCGAGGAATCACCGACGGGATGA